One part of the Sphingobium yanoikuyae genome encodes these proteins:
- a CDS encoding sphingomyelin phosphodiesterase, which yields MAKPLRAILVASLAVLAATGSQGESRQSDTAGLTAAVPRPDLPLSVMTYNVMGLPWPIALGRDEALGRIADRLAALRRAGRQPHIVLLQEAFSPQAAQLARRAGYAHVAIGPDSGLRTAIVAGPDDRAYAQAARWDRGETVPKQLNSGLLILSDYPITGVDRMAFPDFACAGFDCLANKGVLIAHLAVPGFDRPVSIVNTHLNARKAAGVAIARSQRAFDRQAGLLADFVRAHVPAGQPMILGGDLNIGADRNRIHAFFTRWARAGMGFVAAHLGGARRALADSLPSDAGTHRDLEQASARGKDWLFARDDRGRPMRAIHAAVPFGTEVEGAPLSDHFGYMIAYEPERRAGAAIQLAQVASWR from the coding sequence ATGGCGAAGCCTTTGCGTGCGATATTGGTCGCGAGCCTGGCGGTCTTGGCTGCCACGGGATCGCAGGGCGAAAGCCGGCAGAGTGACACTGCCGGGCTGACGGCGGCTGTGCCTCGGCCCGATCTGCCGCTGTCGGTGATGACCTATAATGTGATGGGCCTGCCCTGGCCGATCGCCCTTGGCCGGGACGAGGCACTGGGCCGCATCGCCGATCGGCTGGCGGCGCTGCGCCGGGCCGGGCGCCAGCCCCATATCGTCCTGCTGCAGGAAGCCTTTTCGCCGCAGGCCGCACAACTGGCGCGCCGCGCCGGCTATGCCCATGTCGCGATCGGCCCGGACAGCGGGTTGCGTACGGCGATTGTGGCGGGACCGGATGACCGCGCCTATGCGCAGGCGGCGCGATGGGACCGGGGCGAGACTGTGCCCAAGCAGTTGAACAGCGGGCTGCTGATCCTGTCCGATTATCCGATCACCGGCGTCGACCGCATGGCCTTTCCCGATTTCGCCTGCGCCGGCTTCGATTGCCTGGCGAACAAGGGCGTGCTGATCGCCCATCTGGCGGTGCCGGGCTTCGACCGGCCCGTCAGCATCGTCAACACCCATCTCAACGCGCGCAAGGCGGCAGGCGTGGCGATCGCCCGGTCGCAGCGGGCATTCGATCGGCAGGCCGGGTTGCTGGCCGATTTCGTGCGTGCCCATGTTCCCGCCGGACAGCCGATGATCCTGGGCGGCGACCTCAATATCGGCGCCGATCGCAACCGCATCCACGCCTTCTTCACCCGCTGGGCGCGGGCGGGCATGGGCTTTGTCGCGGCGCATCTGGGCGGCGCACGTCGGGCTTTGGCGGACAGCCTGCCATCCGATGCCGGCACGCATCGCGATCTCGAACAGGCAAGCGCGCGCGGCAAGGACTGGCTGTTCGCACGCGACGATCGTGGTCGGCCGATGCGGGCCATCCACGCGGCCGTGCCTTTTGGTACGGAGGTGGAGGGCGCGCCGCTGTCCGACCATTTCGGTTACATGATCGCCTATGAACCGGAACGTCGCGCCGGGGCCGCTATCCAGTTGGCGCAGGTGGCGTCATGGCGATGA
- a CDS encoding thioesterase family protein, protein MAYFRRLDARHFTPTELVGGAWNVTEQHVAPAIGLLAHAIEVDAKARRPDPLQLGRLSYDILGTIPLDTVEIDVTVIRPGRTIELVEARLSHGGRPAILLRAWLAQAYDSSAIAGGGFDPVPGPETMAPWDGTGEWPGGFIASIDARRQPIAPGRAIGWIRTPHALIEDEAVSPLARAMGLVDTANGLAPLVSTADAAFPNLDLTAHIFRAPVGEWLGCDVTVSFGADGIGLTHSILHDRDGAIGTVSQWLTIRPR, encoded by the coding sequence ATGGCCTATTTCCGGCGGCTTGATGCCCGCCATTTCACCCCGACGGAACTGGTCGGCGGCGCCTGGAACGTGACGGAGCAGCATGTCGCCCCCGCGATCGGCCTGCTGGCCCATGCGATCGAGGTGGACGCCAAGGCGCGCCGGCCCGATCCGCTGCAACTGGGGCGCCTGTCCTATGATATCCTGGGCACCATCCCGCTCGATACGGTCGAAATCGACGTCACCGTCATCCGACCCGGCCGCACCATCGAACTGGTCGAGGCACGGCTCAGCCATGGCGGCCGGCCGGCAATCCTGCTACGCGCCTGGCTGGCCCAGGCCTATGACAGCAGCGCGATCGCCGGTGGCGGCTTTGATCCCGTTCCCGGCCCGGAAACCATGGCCCCTTGGGACGGCACCGGCGAATGGCCCGGCGGCTTCATCGCCAGCATCGACGCCCGCCGCCAACCTATCGCACCCGGCCGTGCCATAGGCTGGATCCGCACGCCCCATGCGCTGATCGAGGATGAGGCAGTATCGCCGCTCGCCCGCGCCATGGGGCTGGTCGATACCGCCAATGGCCTGGCGCCTCTGGTATCGACCGCCGACGCCGCCTTTCCCAATCTCGACCTCACCGCCCATATCTTTCGGGCGCCGGTCGGCGAATGGCTGGGCTGCGACGTTACCGTCTCGTTCGGCGCCGATGGCATCGGCCTTACCCACAGCATCCTGCATGACCGGGACGGCGCGATCGGCACCGTGTCGCAATGGCTGACGATCCGCCCGCGCTGA
- a CDS encoding acetyl-CoA hydrolase/transferase family protein, giving the protein MTPKGDQALYQRIRRSAQEAAALIPSGAKICMALGTGQPPALLAALAERARSASVADLRIYYMLCTGIAGASLFDFALRDRITPMSLFHGGVERMLDRQHGEAHLPMIDFLPCHFSQVPRAMVEHVGVDTLIATVAPMDADGNFSLGTDVDYALAVARKPGTRIILEVNAHMPYVRGDCMIPLSAVTALVEHDVALPTLPAITRTAVDDAIGATVAGLIRDGDCLQMGIGALPEAVCAGLANHRHLGIHTEMMTTGLAGLMQSGVVDNSRKQIHAGKAIYTFALGDQALYDFLHDNPAVEAHPVDYVNNPFLIARNDNMVSVNATLQVDFHGACNSEFVNGRQFSGTGGQVDFVRGAYASHGGRSIIACHSTAAKGTISRITPRLDGPVTTPRMDTHLIVTEYGLADLKGKSVGERAKALIAIAHPDFREQLDRAAFDAGLFAG; this is encoded by the coding sequence ATGACCCCAAAGGGCGACCAGGCATTATATCAGCGGATACGGCGTTCGGCGCAGGAGGCGGCGGCGCTTATCCCGTCGGGCGCCAAGATCTGCATGGCATTGGGGACGGGCCAGCCGCCCGCCTTGCTCGCCGCCCTTGCCGAACGCGCCCGGTCCGCTTCTGTCGCTGATCTGCGTATCTATTATATGCTCTGCACCGGGATCGCCGGCGCCAGCCTGTTCGACTTCGCGCTGCGCGACCGGATCACGCCGATGAGCCTGTTCCATGGCGGTGTCGAACGGATGCTGGATCGCCAGCATGGCGAGGCGCATCTGCCGATGATCGATTTCCTGCCCTGTCATTTCAGCCAGGTGCCGCGCGCCATGGTCGAGCATGTCGGCGTCGACACGCTGATCGCGACGGTCGCGCCGATGGATGCGGACGGCAATTTCAGCCTGGGAACCGATGTCGACTATGCGCTGGCGGTGGCGCGCAAGCCCGGCACCCGGATCATCCTGGAGGTGAATGCGCATATGCCCTATGTGCGGGGCGACTGCATGATCCCCCTGTCGGCGGTGACCGCGCTGGTCGAGCATGATGTCGCATTGCCGACGCTGCCGGCCATCACCCGCACGGCGGTCGACGATGCGATCGGCGCCACCGTCGCCGGTCTGATCCGCGATGGCGATTGCCTGCAGATGGGGATCGGCGCGCTGCCGGAGGCGGTGTGCGCCGGCCTTGCTAATCATCGGCATCTGGGCATCCATACCGAGATGATGACGACGGGCCTCGCCGGACTGATGCAGTCGGGCGTGGTCGACAATAGCCGCAAGCAGATCCATGCCGGCAAGGCGATCTATACCTTCGCGCTTGGCGATCAGGCGCTTTATGATTTCCTGCACGACAATCCGGCGGTCGAGGCGCATCCGGTCGATTATGTGAACAACCCGTTCCTGATCGCGCGCAACGACAATATGGTGTCGGTGAACGCGACACTGCAGGTCGATTTCCACGGCGCCTGCAATTCCGAATTCGTCAACGGGCGACAGTTCAGCGGCACCGGCGGACAGGTGGATTTCGTGCGCGGCGCCTATGCCTCGCACGGCGGCCGATCGATCATCGCCTGCCATTCGACCGCGGCCAAGGGCACGATATCGCGCATCACCCCGCGTCTGGACGGGCCGGTGACGACGCCGCGCATGGACACGCATCTGATCGTCACCGAATATGGCCTGGCCGACCTCAAGGGCAAGTCGGTGGGTGAGAGGGCCAAAGCCCTGATCGCCATCGCCCACCCCGATTTCCGGGAGCAACTGGACCGCGCCGCGTTCGACGCCGGGCTGTTTGCCGGCTGA
- a CDS encoding CoA-acylating methylmalonate-semialdehyde dehydrogenase produces the protein MRIVDNFIGGQHRASASTRLGDIFNPATGQVQAQVRLSAPSELDEAVANAQAAQPAWAAMNPQRRARVMFNLKALIEQHMDELAELLSVEHGKVHSDAKGDIQRGLDVVEFACGIPHLLKGEYTEGAGPGIDVYSLRQPIGIAAGITPFNFPAMIPMWMFAPAIACGNAFILKPSERNPSVPVRLAELAMEAGLPAGILNVVHGDKQVVDAILDHPAIKAVSFVGSSDIAQYVYGRGASNGKRMQCMGGAKNHGIVMPDADLDQAVADILGAAYGSAGERCMALPVVVPVGEQTAVALRAKLEAGIAGLRVGVPSDPDAHYGPVVSAAHKARIENYIQMAVDEGSELVIDGRGFALQGYEDGFFLAPTLLDRVTPQMKSYQEEIFGPVLQMVRAETFEEAIGYPTRHQYGNGVALFTRNGDFARRFCANVEVGMVGINVPIPVPVSYHSFGGWKRSGFGDMNQYGMDGVRFYTRVKTVTQRWPSGGAVLDQSFVIPTMG, from the coding sequence ATGCGCATAGTCGACAATTTCATCGGGGGGCAGCATCGCGCATCGGCGTCGACGCGCCTGGGCGACATCTTCAACCCCGCCACTGGCCAGGTGCAGGCGCAGGTCCGCCTGTCGGCGCCCAGCGAACTGGATGAAGCCGTCGCCAATGCGCAGGCCGCGCAACCCGCCTGGGCCGCGATGAACCCGCAGCGCCGCGCCCGCGTGATGTTCAACCTCAAGGCGCTGATCGAACAGCATATGGACGAGCTGGCCGAATTGCTGTCGGTCGAGCATGGCAAGGTCCATTCCGATGCCAAGGGCGATATCCAGCGCGGCCTGGACGTGGTCGAATTTGCCTGTGGCATCCCGCATCTGCTGAAGGGCGAATATACTGAGGGGGCAGGTCCGGGCATCGACGTCTATTCGCTGCGTCAGCCGATCGGCATCGCGGCGGGCATCACCCCGTTCAACTTCCCGGCGATGATCCCGATGTGGATGTTCGCGCCGGCAATCGCCTGCGGCAATGCCTTCATCCTGAAGCCCAGCGAGCGCAATCCCTCTGTCCCGGTGCGCCTGGCCGAACTGGCGATGGAAGCGGGCTTGCCGGCCGGTATCCTGAACGTCGTCCATGGTGACAAGCAGGTGGTGGACGCGATCCTCGATCATCCCGCGATCAAGGCGGTCAGCTTCGTCGGCTCGTCCGACATCGCCCAATATGTCTATGGCCGTGGCGCTTCGAACGGCAAGCGGATGCAGTGCATGGGCGGCGCGAAGAATCACGGCATCGTCATGCCCGACGCCGATTTGGATCAGGCGGTCGCCGACATTCTGGGTGCGGCCTATGGTTCGGCGGGCGAGCGCTGCATGGCACTGCCGGTGGTGGTGCCGGTGGGCGAGCAGACGGCGGTGGCGCTGCGTGCCAAGCTGGAAGCAGGTATCGCCGGGCTGCGCGTCGGCGTGCCGAGCGATCCCGATGCCCATTATGGCCCGGTGGTGAGCGCCGCGCACAAAGCGCGGATCGAAAATTATATCCAGATGGCGGTCGATGAAGGCTCCGAACTGGTGATCGACGGTCGCGGCTTCGCGCTGCAGGGCTATGAGGATGGCTTCTTCCTCGCCCCGACCCTGCTCGACCGCGTGACGCCGCAGATGAAAAGCTATCAGGAAGAGATTTTCGGTCCCGTCCTGCAGATGGTTCGTGCCGAGACGTTTGAGGAAGCGATCGGCTATCCGACCAGGCATCAATATGGCAACGGCGTCGCACTCTTCACCCGCAATGGCGATTTCGCGCGCCGCTTCTGCGCCAATGTCGAGGTCGGCATGGTCGGCATCAACGTGCCGATCCCGGTGCCGGTCAGCTATCACAGCTTCGGCGGCTGGAAGCGCTCGGGGTTCGGTGACATGAACCAATATGGCATGGACGGCGTGCGTTTCTACACGCGGGTCAAGACCGTCACCCAGCGCTGGCCGAGCGGCGGCGCGGTGCTGGATCAGAGCTTCGTCATCCCGACCATGGGCTGA
- a CDS encoding AMP-binding protein: MAGTGAGRRITAAGWDIRWDADQAAQAYADGWWRSDTAADALAHAARDTPDRILLIDGDHCLTAAGLHDQAQRLAQALLVRFPVGSVISFMLPNWQEAAVIYMGATLAGMVANPILPSLRDHDLRFILADVESRMIFMPERFRGHDYGAMLERVAAEMERPPEIVIVRGEDGKVCAYDALLTSAPAGRPLPALDADEVRMVMYTSGTTGRPKGVMHSHNSINALIRQIGRHWLVEPGDRFLVPSPISHIGGSIYAFETPLLLGATAILMEQWNPDDAVRIMAEADCTHMAGATPFLQHLLAAARAAETRLPALKLFICGGASVPPALIREAAGYFEQAVVSRVYGSTELPVTTVGVIDRADVAHAAETDGRPGIATVRIAPDGEIRARGPQMMVGYIHKADEAASFDPDGYYRSGDQGAWVDGDHLVVTGRIKDLIIRNGENIAPKEIEDLLVGHDAIAEIAIVGIPDPRTGERAVAVIVPRPGAAPDVAALAAHLAGHGVARFKYPEAVALWDALPKNDAGKVLKQQIRARLVEETAPAAS, translated from the coding sequence ATGGCCGGGACAGGAGCAGGACGGCGGATCACCGCCGCAGGGTGGGACATACGCTGGGACGCCGATCAGGCGGCGCAGGCCTATGCCGATGGCTGGTGGCGATCGGACACCGCCGCCGATGCGCTGGCGCATGCAGCGCGCGATACGCCCGACCGCATCCTGCTGATCGACGGCGATCATTGCCTGACCGCCGCCGGCCTGCACGATCAGGCACAGCGTCTGGCGCAGGCGTTGCTGGTGCGCTTCCCGGTCGGCAGCGTCATATCCTTCATGCTGCCCAACTGGCAGGAGGCGGCCGTCATCTACATGGGCGCGACCCTGGCCGGCATGGTCGCCAATCCGATCCTGCCGTCGCTGCGCGACCATGACCTGCGTTTCATCCTGGCGGATGTGGAAAGCCGCATGATCTTCATGCCGGAGCGCTTCCGCGGCCATGATTATGGCGCGATGCTGGAACGGGTGGCGGCGGAGATGGAGAGGCCGCCGGAGATTGTGATCGTCCGGGGGGAAGATGGCAAAGTTTGCGCCTATGACGCCCTGTTGACTTCGGCCCCGGCCGGCCGGCCGCTGCCCGCGCTGGATGCCGACGAGGTGCGCATGGTGATGTACACCAGCGGCACCACCGGCCGGCCCAAGGGGGTGATGCACAGCCATAATTCGATCAATGCGCTGATCCGCCAGATCGGCCGCCACTGGCTGGTCGAACCGGGCGACCGTTTCCTGGTGCCGTCGCCGATCAGCCATATTGGCGGGTCGATCTATGCGTTCGAAACGCCGCTGCTGCTGGGCGCGACGGCGATCCTGATGGAACAGTGGAACCCGGACGATGCGGTGCGGATCATGGCCGAGGCCGATTGCACCCATATGGCCGGGGCCACCCCCTTCCTGCAGCATCTGCTGGCGGCGGCGCGCGCGGCGGAGACGCGGCTGCCCGCGCTCAAGCTGTTTATCTGTGGCGGAGCGTCGGTGCCGCCGGCGCTGATCCGCGAAGCGGCCGGCTATTTCGAGCAGGCGGTGGTCAGCCGCGTCTATGGATCGACCGAATTGCCGGTCACGACCGTCGGCGTGATCGACCGGGCCGATGTCGCCCATGCCGCCGAGACCGACGGCCGCCCCGGCATCGCCACCGTCCGCATCGCGCCGGATGGCGAGATTCGCGCGCGCGGGCCGCAGATGATGGTCGGCTATATCCACAAGGCGGATGAGGCCGCGAGCTTCGATCCGGACGGCTATTATCGCAGCGGCGACCAGGGCGCCTGGGTCGATGGCGACCATCTGGTGGTGACCGGCCGGATCAAGGATCTGATCATCCGCAATGGCGAGAATATCGCGCCCAAGGAGATCGAGGATCTGCTGGTGGGCCATGACGCCATTGCCGAGATCGCGATCGTCGGCATCCCCGACCCGCGCACCGGCGAACGGGCGGTGGCGGTGATCGTGCCGCGCCCCGGCGCCGCGCCCGACGTCGCCGCGCTGGCCGCGCATCTGGCGGGCCATGGCGTCGCCCGCTTCAAATATCCCGAGGCGGTGGCGCTGTGGGACGCCCTGCCCAAGAATGACGCCGGCAAGGTGCTGAAGCAGCAGATCCGCGCCCGGCTGGTGGAAGAGACCGCACCGGCGGCGTCGTAG
- a CDS encoding c-type cytochrome translates to MLRPASAALLLTLSLIGCADDRRAERLKAAGPNPTLEKLMTVADAKAGARLFGTCAACHTSSAGGPDTGGPNLHGIYGQPIGQHSARFGYTAALRAKGGVWDDKALDAWIANPQRFVPGTKMQFSGIPDPLARADLIAYLRSLSD, encoded by the coding sequence ATGTTGCGTCCCGCCTCCGCCGCCCTGTTGCTGACCCTGAGCCTGATCGGCTGTGCCGACGATCGCCGCGCCGAGCGGTTGAAGGCCGCCGGCCCCAATCCGACGCTGGAAAAGCTGATGACGGTGGCTGACGCCAAGGCCGGCGCCCGCCTGTTCGGCACCTGCGCCGCCTGCCACACAAGCAGCGCCGGCGGCCCCGACACCGGCGGCCCCAATCTGCACGGCATTTACGGCCAGCCGATCGGCCAGCACAGCGCCCGGTTCGGCTATACCGCCGCGTTGCGCGCCAAGGGCGGCGTTTGGGACGACAAGGCGCTCGACGCCTGGATCGCCAATCCGCAGCGCTTCGTGCCCGGCACCAAGATGCAGTTCAGCGGCATCCCCGACCCGCTCGCGCGCGCCGACCTGATCGCCTATCTGCGCAGCCTGTCGGACTGA
- a CDS encoding helix-turn-helix domain-containing protein has translation MTSGMTDGLWALTEKEKQTLRLMVRGHDAKSIARSLDLSVHTINERLRDARRKMAVSSSREAARLLLEAEGAPEASPPDFLGDRLLGADAAPVEADQDEAPVVGVGPADRRRPILPGVLLMTFVLGLLALAALPDAAPTPQAMPAAAQAHNAEVVDAARQWLALIDQDKWAESYRGTGSAFQKLNTVQVWTEVSQTMRRRFGTLQSRSLLSQEELPAPPHGYEVVKFRARYANQAQAIETVTLDRENGGWRVVGVTIE, from the coding sequence ATGACCAGCGGGATGACAGACGGCCTTTGGGCGCTGACCGAGAAGGAAAAGCAGACGCTGCGCCTGATGGTCCGGGGCCATGACGCGAAATCCATCGCGCGCAGCCTGGACCTGTCGGTCCATACCATCAACGAACGGCTGCGCGACGCGCGGCGCAAGATGGCGGTGTCGAGCAGCCGCGAGGCCGCCCGGCTGTTGCTGGAGGCCGAAGGTGCGCCCGAGGCATCACCCCCCGATTTTCTGGGGGACAGGCTATTGGGGGCAGACGCAGCCCCGGTCGAAGCGGATCAGGACGAGGCGCCGGTCGTCGGCGTGGGGCCGGCCGATCGCCGGCGCCCGATCCTTCCTGGAGTGCTTCTCATGACTTTTGTCCTTGGCCTGCTGGCGCTCGCCGCCCTGCCCGATGCCGCCCCCACACCGCAAGCGATGCCGGCCGCCGCCCAGGCGCATAATGCCGAGGTCGTCGACGCCGCGCGCCAATGGCTGGCGCTGATCGACCAGGACAAATGGGCCGAAAGCTATCGCGGCACCGGCAGCGCTTTCCAGAAACTCAACACGGTGCAGGTCTGGACCGAGGTGTCGCAGACGATGCGCCGCCGGTTCGGCACCCTCCAGTCCCGCAGCCTGCTGAGCCAGGAGGAACTGCCCGCCCCGCCCCATGGCTATGAAGTGGTGAAGTTCCGCGCCCGCTACGCCAATCAGGCGCAGGCGATCGAGACGGTGACGCTGGATCGCGAAAATGGCGGCTGGCGCGTGGTCGGCGTGACGATCGAATAA
- a CDS encoding group III truncated hemoglobin, producing MKAERIDEASLRQLVESFYASVRADDRLGPIFNDAVDDWPAHIDRLVDFWSSVMLSSGRYKGQPVPVHMAHRDRITPDLFDHWLNLWSQTTDAVMVPAAAAALQDKAQRIAESLQLALFFRLGAPPVAGA from the coding sequence ATGAAGGCGGAACGGATCGACGAGGCCAGCCTGCGCCAGCTGGTCGAAAGCTTCTATGCCAGCGTCCGCGCGGACGACCGGCTTGGTCCGATCTTCAACGACGCCGTCGACGACTGGCCGGCGCATATCGACCGGCTGGTCGATTTCTGGTCGTCGGTGATGCTGTCGTCGGGCCGTTACAAGGGACAGCCCGTCCCGGTGCATATGGCGCATCGCGACCGGATCACGCCCGACCTGTTCGACCATTGGCTGAATCTCTGGTCGCAGACGACCGACGCCGTCATGGTTCCGGCGGCGGCCGCCGCCTTGCAGGACAAGGCGCAGCGGATCGCGGAAAGCCTGCAACTCGCGCTGTTCTTCCGGCTGGGGGCGCCGCCGGTCGCGGGGGCATGA
- a CDS encoding SDR family NAD(P)-dependent oxidoreductase encodes MSELRYDDRVIVITGAGRGLGRAYAELLGARGARVVVNDPGSAVRGEGIDAGPAAEVVAAIKAQGGDAIVSTDSVATPEGGRAIIEAALDHYGRIDGLIHNAGNVRYGSMQALSQEDFDAVLDVHLRGAFHVARAAFPHMCKARYGRIILTSSIGGLYGNRDCVNYGMSKSGMIGLNNVLALEGEAEGVKSNIIVPGAVTRMAEGLDISQYPPMGPELVSPVVAWLAHESCSVTGEMLVSIAGRVARAFIAESKGVYQPSWTPEDVGARIDAIMDSQDPLVFGLEGHVDHIRYSFGRAVAGE; translated from the coding sequence ATGTCCGAACTGCGCTACGACGATCGCGTCATCGTCATCACCGGTGCCGGGCGGGGGCTTGGCCGCGCCTATGCGGAACTGCTGGGCGCACGCGGCGCCAGGGTCGTGGTCAATGATCCGGGCAGCGCGGTGCGCGGCGAGGGGATCGACGCCGGCCCGGCGGCCGAAGTGGTGGCCGCGATCAAGGCGCAGGGCGGCGACGCGATCGTCTCGACCGACAGCGTCGCCACGCCGGAGGGCGGCCGCGCCATCATAGAGGCGGCGCTCGACCATTATGGCCGGATCGACGGGCTGATCCACAATGCCGGCAATGTCCGCTACGGCTCGATGCAGGCGCTCAGCCAGGAAGATTTCGACGCCGTGCTCGACGTTCATCTGCGCGGCGCCTTCCATGTCGCGCGCGCTGCCTTCCCGCATATGTGCAAGGCGCGCTATGGCCGCATCATCCTCACCAGCTCGATCGGCGGCCTCTATGGCAATCGCGATTGCGTCAATTATGGCATGTCCAAATCGGGCATGATCGGCCTCAACAATGTGCTCGCGCTGGAGGGGGAGGCCGAAGGGGTCAAATCCAACATCATCGTGCCCGGCGCCGTCACCCGCATGGCCGAGGGGCTGGATATCTCGCAATATCCGCCGATGGGGCCGGAACTGGTCTCGCCGGTCGTCGCCTGGCTGGCGCATGAAAGCTGCTCGGTCACGGGCGAGATGCTGGTGTCGATCGCCGGCCGCGTCGCCCGCGCCTTCATCGCCGAAAGCAAGGGCGTCTATCAGCCCAGCTGGACGCCCGAGGATGTCGGCGCCCGGATCGACGCGATCATGGACAGCCAGGATCCGCTGGTCTTCGGGCTGGAGGGCCATGTCGACCATATCCGCTACAGCTTCGGCCGCGCCGTCGCGGGGGAATAA
- a CDS encoding SDR family NAD(P)-dependent oxidoreductase codes for MQVAIITGAGSGIGLCTAKMLHAAGMAIVGVGRDPAKLATLESEIGDPARVATLSIDVTQDDAPAQIVQLALDRFGRIDFLVNNAGAGSPKPLHETDDATLDGFLDLMLRAPFRLAREAIVHMGEGCGIVNVTSTYAVIGGRRGGAYSAAKGGLDALTKHIACDYGPQGIRANCVAPGVTMTDMVRHRFEDEMFKRVNVETTPFPRLGEVEDVASTIAFLCSPGAAFINGQTIVVDGGWTSTKYLSPRALTTTWVEAE; via the coding sequence ATGCAGGTAGCGATCATCACCGGGGCGGGCAGCGGCATCGGGCTCTGCACGGCGAAGATGCTGCATGCCGCCGGCATGGCGATCGTCGGCGTCGGCCGCGATCCGGCCAAGCTGGCGACGCTGGAGAGCGAAATCGGCGATCCGGCGCGGGTCGCAACCCTGTCCATCGACGTGACTCAGGATGATGCGCCGGCGCAGATCGTGCAGCTGGCGCTCGATCGCTTCGGCCGCATCGACTTTTTGGTCAACAATGCCGGCGCGGGCAGTCCCAAGCCGCTGCACGAAACCGACGACGCCACGCTGGACGGATTCCTGGACCTGATGCTGCGCGCGCCCTTCCGCCTGGCGCGCGAGGCGATCGTCCATATGGGCGAGGGCTGCGGCATCGTGAACGTCACCTCCACCTATGCGGTGATCGGCGGACGGCGTGGCGGCGCCTATTCGGCGGCCAAGGGCGGGCTGGATGCGCTGACCAAGCACATCGCCTGCGACTATGGCCCGCAGGGCATCCGCGCCAACTGCGTCGCGCCGGGCGTCACCATGACCGACATGGTGCGCCACCGGTTCGAGGACGAGATGTTCAAGCGGGTGAATGTGGAGACCACCCCCTTCCCGCGGCTGGGCGAGGTGGAGGATGTGGCCAGCACCATCGCCTTCCTCTGTTCGCCCGGCGCTGCCTTCATCAACGGCCAGACGATCGTCGTGGATGGCGGCTGGACCTCGACCAAATATCTCTCGCCGCGCGCGCTGACGACGACATGGGTCGAGGCGGAGTAA
- a CDS encoding glutathione S-transferase translates to MADAPILYSFRRCPYAMRARLALLMSGQAVAHREILLRAKPAAMLAASPKGTVPVLVLPDGRVIDESLEIMRWALGRHDPEGWLAGDDAALIATNDGPFKRHLDRYKYAERHGSDPIAHRTEAAGRLDALEARLRDQAQLCGARRTLADMAIFPFVRQFAAVEPDWFAAQPWTALRGWLAGHLESELFARAMVRHPLWVEADSG, encoded by the coding sequence ATGGCCGATGCCCCGATCCTCTATTCCTTCCGCCGCTGTCCCTATGCGATGCGGGCGCGGCTGGCGCTGCTGATGAGCGGACAGGCGGTGGCGCATCGCGAAATCCTGCTGCGCGCCAAGCCGGCGGCGATGCTGGCCGCCTCGCCCAAGGGGACGGTGCCGGTGCTGGTCCTGCCCGACGGCCGGGTGATCGACGAGAGCCTGGAGATCATGCGCTGGGCGCTCGGCCGGCATGATCCCGAGGGGTGGCTGGCCGGTGACGACGCGGCGCTGATCGCGACCAATGACGGACCGTTCAAGCGGCATCTGGATCGCTACAAATATGCCGAGCGCCATGGCAGCGACCCGATCGCCCATCGAACCGAGGCGGCCGGGCGCCTCGACGCGCTGGAGGCGCGGTTGCGCGATCAGGCCCAGCTTTGTGGCGCGCGGCGGACATTGGCCGACATGGCGATCTTTCCGTTCGTGCGGCAATTTGCGGCGGTCGAGCCGGACTGGTTTGCCGCGCAGCCCTGGACCGCGTTGCGCGGCTGGCTGGCCGGGCATCTGGAATCCGAGCTGTTCGCCCGCGCGATGGTGCGCCACCCGCTATGGGTGGAGGCGGACTCCGGCTAG